The Alphaproteobacteria bacterium genome contains a region encoding:
- a CDS encoding xanthine dehydrogenase family protein molybdopterin-binding subunit gives MAKFGIGQAVRRVEDPRLLTGGGRYTDDTKAGVGVARGYVLRSPHAHAKIRGIDVSAARTAAGVLAIFTYADVKAADYGDLPCLVPITNRDGTERAETPRPMLANGVVRHVGDPVAFVVAESLEQAKDAAELIEVDYEPLPHSVDTHGAAQKGAPLVWPHIKDNLIFDWEMGDRAATDKAFSAAKRVVKLQLVNQRLIVNSMEPRGAICEYDADKDRSTLWVSSQGVSVIRPVLAEMVLKIGQDKLRVRTGDVGGGFGMKIFMHPEYPLVVWASRLLKRTVKWIPDRQEAFQSDVQGRDHVSFAEMALDSEHRFLGLRVTTYAALGAYLSHFGAFIPTMAGSSMLAGLYQTPAIYVNIKGMATNTVPTDAYRGAGRPEAAYLLERFVDHIAREVGVSPDEIRARNLIRPNQLPYSTALGDVYDSGDFETVMRKAMQQASWNGFESRRAEAKKRGRLRGIGMATYVEKCSAAPQETAIAKFNDDDTITIYLGVQTNGQGHETAFTQIMSDRLGIDAERIRIVQGDSDVTPEGMTGGSRSIPVAGAAVYGVSDTIIAKGKPVAASMLEASAADVEYKDGDFRIVGTDRRVSLFDVARAAKDPRHGGKPLDDEFTRVPDAATFPNGCHICEIEIDPDTGTPTIVNYTIVDDFGGVMNPLLLQGQVHGGVGQGVGQALTERTVYDDESGQLLSGSFMDYALPRADIVPHVHFDTHHSRCTTNPLGLKGAGEAGAIGSPPAVINAIVDALKPVTGLKHIDMPATPRAIWEALHGAAMKVAAE, from the coding sequence ATGGCCAAATTCGGAATCGGTCAAGCCGTGCGTCGCGTCGAGGATCCGCGCCTGTTGACCGGCGGCGGGCGCTACACCGACGACACCAAGGCCGGCGTCGGCGTGGCGCGCGGCTATGTGCTGCGCAGCCCGCACGCGCACGCGAAGATCCGCGGCATCGATGTTTCGGCGGCGAGGACAGCGGCGGGCGTGCTCGCGATCTTCACCTATGCCGACGTCAAGGCGGCGGATTACGGTGATCTGCCGTGCCTGGTGCCGATCACCAACCGCGACGGCACCGAGCGCGCCGAGACGCCGCGGCCGATGCTGGCCAACGGCGTGGTGCGCCATGTCGGCGATCCGGTGGCCTTCGTCGTCGCCGAGAGCCTGGAACAGGCCAAGGACGCGGCCGAGCTGATCGAGGTCGACTATGAGCCGCTGCCGCATTCGGTCGACACCCATGGCGCCGCGCAGAAGGGCGCGCCGCTGGTCTGGCCGCACATCAAGGACAACCTGATCTTCGACTGGGAGATGGGCGACCGCGCGGCCACCGACAAGGCATTCTCGGCCGCCAAGCGCGTGGTCAAGCTGCAACTCGTCAACCAGCGCCTGATCGTGAACTCGATGGAGCCGCGCGGCGCGATCTGCGAGTACGACGCGGACAAGGACCGCTCGACGCTGTGGGTGTCGTCGCAGGGTGTCAGCGTCATCCGTCCGGTGCTGGCCGAGATGGTGCTGAAGATCGGCCAGGACAAGCTGCGCGTGCGCACCGGCGATGTCGGCGGCGGCTTCGGCATGAAGATCTTCATGCACCCCGAATACCCGCTGGTGGTCTGGGCCTCGCGCCTGCTGAAGCGCACGGTGAAGTGGATCCCCGATCGGCAGGAGGCGTTCCAGTCCGACGTGCAGGGACGTGATCACGTGTCTTTCGCCGAGATGGCGCTCGACAGCGAGCACCGCTTCCTCGGCCTGCGCGTCACCACCTACGCCGCGCTCGGCGCCTATCTCTCGCATTTCGGCGCCTTCATCCCGACCATGGCGGGCTCCAGCATGCTGGCCGGCCTGTACCAGACGCCGGCGATCTACGTGAACATCAAGGGCATGGCGACCAACACCGTGCCGACCGACGCCTATCGCGGCGCCGGCCGTCCCGAGGCCGCCTACCTGCTGGAGCGCTTCGTCGATCACATCGCGCGCGAGGTCGGCGTCTCGCCCGACGAGATCCGCGCCCGCAACCTGATCCGGCCCAATCAGCTGCCCTACAGCACGGCGCTGGGCGACGTGTACGATTCCGGCGACTTCGAGACCGTGATGCGCAAGGCGATGCAGCAGGCCTCGTGGAACGGCTTCGAGTCGCGGCGCGCCGAGGCGAAGAAGCGCGGCAGGCTGCGCGGCATCGGCATGGCGACCTATGTCGAGAAATGCAGCGCCGCGCCGCAGGAAACGGCGATCGCCAAGTTCAACGACGACGACACGATCACGATCTATCTCGGCGTGCAGACCAACGGCCAGGGCCACGAGACGGCCTTCACGCAGATCATGTCGGATCGCCTGGGCATCGACGCCGAACGCATCCGCATCGTGCAGGGCGACAGCGACGTGACGCCCGAGGGCATGACCGGCGGCTCGCGCTCGATCCCGGTCGCCGGCGCGGCGGTCTATGGCGTGTCCGACACGATCATCGCCAAGGGCAAGCCGGTCGCGGCCAGCATGCTCGAGGCGTCGGCGGCGGACGTCGAGTACAAGGACGGCGATTTCCGCATCGTCGGCACCGACCGCCGGGTCTCGCTGTTCGACGTCGCCCGCGCGGCGAAGGATCCCAGGCACGGCGGCAAGCCGCTCGACGACGAATTCACCCGCGTGCCCGACGCAGCGACCTTCCCCAATGGCTGCCACATCTGCGAAATCGAGATCGACCCCGATACCGGCACGCCGACGATCGTCAACTACACCATCGTCGACGATTTCGGCGGCGTGATGAATCCGCTGCTGCTGCAGGGCCAGGTGCATGGCGGCGTCGGCCAGGGCGTCGGCCAGGCGCTGACCGAGCGCACGGTCTATGACGACGAGAGCGGCCAGCTGCTGTCGGGCTCGTTCATGGACTACGCCCTGCCGCGCGCCGACATCGTGCCGCACGTGCATTTCGACACGCACCATTCGCGCTGCACGACCAATCCGCTGGGCCTGAAGGGTGCCGGCGAGGCGGGCGCCATCGGCTCGCCGCCGGCGGTGATCAATGCCATCGTCGACGCGCTCAAGCCGGTGACCGGCCTGAAGCACATCGACATGCCGGCGACCCCGCGCGCCATCTGGGAGGCGCTGCACGGCGCGGCGATGAAAGTCGCGGCGGAATAG
- a CDS encoding cation transporter: MSAGCCRGHDHGHGSNVHGPYRSILWIALVLNAVMFAVEIGAGVVSGSVSLLADALDFLGDAANYAVTLFVLGAALAWRARAALLKAASMGAFGLWVAGEAVWSALTGIVPQAITMGTIGALALGVNLLVALLLFRHRDGDSNMRSVWICSRNDAIGNIAVMAAAVGVFGTGTGWPDIAVAAIMASLALWGAWQVARLALGELREPNSHHLSSRA, encoded by the coding sequence ATGAGCGCCGGTTGTTGCCGTGGTCACGATCACGGGCACGGTTCCAACGTCCACGGCCCGTACCGCTCGATCCTGTGGATCGCGTTGGTGCTGAACGCGGTGATGTTCGCGGTCGAGATCGGCGCCGGCGTCGTGTCGGGCTCGGTCTCGCTGCTGGCCGACGCGCTCGACTTCCTCGGCGACGCGGCGAACTACGCCGTGACTCTCTTCGTGCTCGGCGCGGCGCTGGCCTGGCGCGCGCGCGCGGCGCTGCTGAAGGCCGCCAGCATGGGCGCGTTCGGGCTGTGGGTGGCGGGCGAGGCGGTCTGGAGCGCGCTCACCGGAATTGTGCCGCAGGCCATCACCATGGGCACGATCGGCGCGCTGGCACTGGGCGTCAATCTGCTGGTCGCGCTGCTGCTGTTCCGCCACCGCGACGGCGATTCCAACATGCGCTCGGTGTGGATCTGCTCGCGCAACGACGCCATCGGCAATATCGCGGTGATGGCCGCGGCGGTCGGCGTGTTCGGCACCGGCACCGGCTGGCCCGACATCGCCGTCGCCGCGATCATGGCCAGCCTGGCGCTGTGGGGCGCCTGGCAGGTGGCGCGTCTGGCGCTGGGGGAGCTGCGCGAGCCGAATTCCCACCACCTGTCATCGCGAGCGTAG
- a CDS encoding winged helix-turn-helix transcriptional regulator — translation MRKPRKRPKKADDDRAPELADLFRLLGDASRLRIVIACLDAPVAVSAIAEGLGLSLSLVSHHLRLLRAARLVRGLREGKQIFYQVADHHVRGMITDMLEHIAEEAD, via the coding sequence ATGAGAAAGCCTCGCAAGCGACCGAAGAAGGCCGACGACGACCGTGCGCCGGAGCTGGCGGATCTGTTCCGCCTGCTGGGCGATGCCAGCCGGCTGCGCATCGTCATCGCCTGCCTCGACGCGCCGGTGGCGGTGAGCGCCATCGCCGAAGGGCTGGGCCTGTCGCTGTCGCTGGTCAGCCATCATCTGCGGCTGTTGCGCGCAGCGCGCCTGGTGCGCGGGCTGCGCGAGGGCAAGCAGATCTTCTACCAGGTCGCCGATCACCACGTGCGCGGGATGATCACCGACATGCTCGAGCACATCGCCGAGGAAGCGGACTGA
- a CDS encoding alkaline phosphatase family protein has product MAVRRVVLVICDGHRRDFVRPELCPSIVDLARTGRRYDNHRGVFPSVTRASSASIATGCHPARHGLHGNTMGLPEGDGVVVHDVGPPQFRDAMRRALGRTLKTPTLAERLRDAGGSIVFSNVSPGAAYFQDPDGHGHVYHRAGSFAPGLVPIDGADGLDIAKDATGDHAMAARFCVEVLHERRPPLAVLWLSDPDATMHASELGGPAHLQAIASADTCVARVRGTVDALRRAGEDILLIVGSDHGQETVTGAVEVDRLLVEAGLKDSLDSTEVAVASQGTSGLIYVAPRAASRRAAIEAFVRAQDWADGVFAGEGLAELGMAPEGHLHMAFSMAKTDAPNRHGCPGGSLIVARASAGEKLGLGQHGGTGRFEQAPFLIVEGAGFAPGTTCAEPSCIVDIAPTALAHLGLPADDMDGRALQGR; this is encoded by the coding sequence ATGGCCGTTCGACGCGTCGTGCTGGTGATCTGCGACGGGCATCGCCGCGATTTCGTGCGGCCGGAGCTTTGCCCGTCGATCGTCGATCTCGCCCGCACCGGCCGGCGCTACGACAATCATCGCGGCGTCTTCCCCTCGGTGACGCGCGCCTCCTCGGCGTCGATCGCCACCGGCTGCCATCCGGCGCGGCACGGCCTGCACGGCAACACCATGGGCCTGCCCGAGGGCGACGGCGTCGTGGTGCACGATGTCGGCCCGCCGCAATTCCGCGACGCCATGCGCCGGGCGCTGGGCCGCACGCTGAAGACGCCGACCCTGGCCGAGCGCCTGCGCGACGCCGGTGGTTCGATCGTGTTCTCCAACGTCTCGCCCGGCGCGGCCTATTTCCAGGATCCCGATGGTCACGGCCACGTCTATCACCGCGCCGGCTCATTCGCGCCCGGCCTGGTGCCGATCGACGGTGCGGATGGGCTCGACATCGCCAAGGACGCGACCGGTGATCATGCGATGGCAGCACGGTTTTGCGTCGAGGTGTTGCACGAGCGACGCCCGCCGCTCGCCGTGCTGTGGCTGAGCGATCCCGACGCCACCATGCACGCCAGCGAACTGGGCGGGCCGGCGCATCTCCAGGCCATCGCCTCGGCCGATACCTGCGTCGCGCGGGTGCGCGGCACCGTCGACGCATTGCGCCGGGCAGGCGAGGACATCCTGCTGATCGTCGGCTCCGACCACGGCCAGGAGACCGTCACCGGCGCGGTCGAGGTCGACCGCCTGCTGGTCGAGGCCGGACTCAAGGACTCGTTGGACTCGACCGAGGTTGCCGTCGCGTCGCAGGGCACGTCCGGCCTGATCTACGTCGCGCCGCGCGCTGCATCGCGGCGCGCGGCCATCGAGGCCTTCGTGCGCGCGCAGGACTGGGCCGACGGCGTCTTCGCCGGCGAAGGGCTGGCGGAGCTCGGCATGGCGCCCGAAGGTCACTTGCACATGGCGTTCAGCATGGCCAAGACCGACGCGCCCAACCGCCACGGCTGCCCCGGCGGCAGCCTGATCGTCGCCCGGGCGAGCGCCGGCGAGAAGCTCGGGCTGGGCCAGCACGGCGGCACCGGCCGCTTCGAGCAGGCGCCGTTCCTGATCGTCGAGGGCGCCGGCTTCGCGCCCGGCACCACCTGCGCCGAGCCAAGCTGCATCGTCGACATCGCGCCCACGGCGCTCGCCCATCTCGGCCTGCCGGCCGACGACATGGACGGCCGCGCGCTGCAGGGGCGATAG
- a CDS encoding alpha/beta fold hydrolase, with protein MPHITLRDGATLFLETHGSGPPLMLVAGLGGVATFWEPHVAAFARHFTVILHDHRGCGRSALSRIDYTVEQMADDALQLMDALGIRRAHWVGHSTGGAMGQAIAIDHPERIEKLVLCGTWAKTDAYFRRLFELRATVLRELGPVAYSKASGLALHAPFWIRDHDDVLAANEARAHETIPVPEILLSRIAAIVAHDRRDQLHRVTAPTLAIGARDDAVTPAYFTEELGRLVPDCRTVVLPQGGHFFPNVVPDIYQRILLDFLLGRAASAS; from the coding sequence ATGCCACACATAACCCTGCGCGACGGCGCGACGCTGTTCCTTGAGACACACGGCTCCGGCCCGCCGCTGATGCTGGTCGCCGGCCTGGGCGGCGTCGCCACCTTCTGGGAGCCGCATGTCGCGGCCTTCGCGCGCCACTTCACCGTGATCCTGCACGACCACCGCGGCTGCGGCCGCTCGGCACTGTCGCGCATCGACTACACGGTCGAGCAGATGGCCGACGACGCGCTGCAGCTGATGGACGCGCTGGGCATCAGGCGGGCGCACTGGGTGGGCCACTCGACCGGCGGCGCGATGGGCCAGGCGATCGCCATCGACCATCCCGAGCGAATCGAGAAGCTGGTGCTGTGCGGCACCTGGGCGAAGACCGACGCCTATTTCCGCCGCCTCTTCGAGCTGCGCGCCACGGTGCTGCGCGAGCTCGGCCCGGTGGCCTACAGCAAGGCCAGCGGCCTGGCGCTGCACGCGCCGTTCTGGATCCGCGACCACGACGACGTGCTGGCGGCCAACGAGGCGCGCGCGCACGAGACCATCCCGGTGCCCGAGATCCTGCTGTCGCGCATCGCTGCCATCGTCGCCCACGACCGGCGCGACCAGCTGCATCGCGTCACGGCCCCGACCCTGGCGATCGGCGCGCGCGACGATGCGGTGACGCCGGCCTATTTCACCGAGGAGCTCGGTCGCCTGGTGCCGGACTGCCGCACTGTGGTGCTACCCCAGGGCGGGCATTTCTTCCCCAACGTCGTGCCCGACATCTACCAGCGCATCCTGCTGGATTTCCTTCTCGGCAGGGCAGCTTCCGCGTCTTGA
- a CDS encoding hydroxyacid dehydrogenase: protein MATNMKRILMPMGMHPAGMALVEARDDVEAVVLNNFTTAQFHEALKDAHGVTLGLTPLGEPELQVASKLMCAARIGVGYDTVDVPALTRRGLPLMIAGVANSVSVAEHAMFLMMAVAKRALDYDKMVRENRWQDRRHDMPVDLWQKTLLIIGFGRIGTRTAKRALGMEMTVLVYDPYVKAETIKAAGCEPVSDLKAGLARADFVTVHCPKNKETIDLIGAGELAAMKKTAYIVNTARGGIINEDALYDALKGGVIKAAGIDVLDKEPPTEIHKLCSLPNIIMAPHMAGVTIESSARMAQATVQNVLDVFDGKPDPNNVVNKEVLKGR, encoded by the coding sequence ATGGCCACCAACATGAAGCGCATCCTGATGCCGATGGGGATGCATCCCGCCGGCATGGCGCTGGTCGAGGCGCGCGACGATGTCGAGGCGGTGGTCCTCAACAACTTCACCACGGCGCAGTTCCACGAGGCGCTGAAGGACGCGCATGGCGTGACGCTGGGCCTCACGCCGCTGGGCGAGCCCGAGCTGCAGGTCGCATCGAAGCTGATGTGCGCCGCGCGCATCGGCGTCGGCTACGACACGGTCGACGTGCCGGCGCTCACCAGGCGCGGCCTGCCGCTGATGATCGCCGGCGTCGCCAACTCGGTCTCGGTCGCCGAGCACGCGATGTTCCTGATGATGGCGGTGGCCAAGCGCGCGCTCGACTACGACAAGATGGTGCGCGAGAACCGCTGGCAGGATCGCCGCCACGACATGCCGGTCGACCTCTGGCAGAAGACCCTGCTGATCATCGGTTTCGGCCGCATCGGCACGCGCACCGCCAAGCGCGCGCTGGGCATGGAGATGACCGTGCTGGTCTACGATCCCTACGTGAAGGCCGAGACCATCAAGGCCGCCGGCTGCGAGCCGGTCAGCGACCTGAAGGCCGGCCTGGCGCGTGCCGACTTCGTCACGGTGCACTGCCCGAAGAACAAGGAGACGATCGACCTGATCGGCGCCGGCGAGCTCGCGGCGATGAAGAAGACGGCCTACATCGTCAACACCGCGCGCGGCGGCATCATCAACGAGGACGCGCTGTACGATGCGCTCAAGGGCGGCGTGATCAAGGCCGCCGGCATCGACGTGCTCGACAAGGAGCCGCCGACCGAGATCCACAAGCTCTGCTCGCTGCCCAACATCATCATGGCGCCGCACATGGCCGGCGTCACCATCGAGTCCTCCGCCCGCATGGCCCAGGCCACGGTGCAGAACGTGCTCGACGTCTTCGACGGCAAGCCCGATCCGAACAACGTCGTGAACAAGGAAGTGCTGAAGGGCCGGTAG
- a CDS encoding glutathione S-transferase: protein MPATEPPCLYHAASSYYSMIARLALIEAGRSFTPVKLDIHRRMAQFEPAYARLNPNMTVPTLTPEGGRLSDSRLILFHAFGRSEEQADDATRRLVTLQYDFPIDELTFSWLLRWNPLARRFVPGKLAAAERRLRALADSHPDLADLYRSRAEVFAGRRRTFDPHEVAALHEERRAAALSRLDAIEGELGDGRAVLVPPAYGPADVVWTVFLARMRFIRQHAELARRPAIARYYAAMAARPSFTAADIWPSLNPLKLIRQMF from the coding sequence ATGCCCGCGACCGAGCCACCTTGTCTCTACCACGCCGCGTCGTCGTACTACTCGATGATCGCGCGGCTGGCGCTGATCGAGGCCGGCCGGTCCTTCACGCCCGTCAAGCTCGACATCCATCGGCGCATGGCGCAGTTCGAGCCGGCCTATGCGCGGCTCAATCCCAACATGACGGTGCCGACCCTGACGCCGGAGGGCGGCCGGTTGAGCGACAGCCGGCTGATCCTGTTCCACGCCTTCGGCCGCAGCGAGGAGCAGGCCGACGACGCGACACGCCGGCTGGTGACGCTGCAGTACGACTTCCCGATCGACGAGCTGACCTTCTCGTGGCTGCTGCGCTGGAATCCCCTCGCACGCCGTTTCGTGCCGGGAAAGCTGGCGGCGGCGGAGCGGCGCCTGCGCGCGCTGGCCGATTCCCACCCCGATCTCGCTGATCTTTACCGCAGCCGCGCCGAGGTCTTCGCCGGCCGCCGGCGCACCTTCGATCCGCACGAAGTGGCGGCGCTGCACGAGGAGCGCCGCGCCGCAGCCCTGTCGCGGCTCGACGCGATCGAGGGCGAGCTGGGCGACGGCCGCGCCGTGCTGGTGCCGCCGGCCTACGGCCCGGCCGATGTGGTGTGGACGGTGTTCCTTGCGCGCATGCGTTTCATCCGCCAGCACGCCGAGCTGGCGCGCCGCCCGGCGATCGCGCGCTACTACGCCGCGATGGCCGCCCGCCCGAGCTTCACCGCCGCCGACATCTGGCCCAGCCTCAACCCGCTGAAGCTGATCCGGCAGATGTTCTGA
- a CDS encoding SDR family oxidoreductase: MAQDRVALVTGAGSGIGRATARKLLANGARVVATDRDASGLAETASMAAAGDRLRTLVQDVTDETAPADAVRTAVEGFGGLDWLVNNAGIGRSTNVAETQDADWDRFMQTNLRSVFRFSRQALGVMRPGRGAIVHLASVFGLIGYPGSAAYSTAKAAVVGLTHQMAADYGPKGIRVNAVAPGLIETGMTRERLHGDLRYRKLMLETTPFPRWGQPEDIASAIAFLLSDEASFINGHVLAVDGGWSVTNYVRSAFD, from the coding sequence ATGGCACAGGATCGCGTCGCGCTGGTCACCGGTGCGGGCTCGGGCATCGGCCGCGCCACGGCGCGCAAGCTGCTGGCCAATGGCGCGCGCGTCGTCGCCACCGATCGCGACGCGTCGGGGCTGGCCGAGACGGCGAGCATGGCGGCCGCGGGCGATCGCCTGCGCACGCTGGTGCAGGACGTCACCGATGAGACCGCGCCCGCCGATGCGGTGCGCACGGCGGTCGAGGGCTTCGGCGGGCTGGACTGGCTGGTGAACAACGCCGGCATCGGCCGCTCGACCAATGTCGCCGAGACCCAGGACGCCGACTGGGACCGCTTCATGCAGACCAACCTGCGCAGCGTCTTTCGCTTCTCGCGCCAGGCGCTCGGCGTGATGCGGCCGGGACGCGGCGCCATCGTGCATCTCGCCTCGGTCTTCGGCCTGATCGGCTATCCCGGCTCGGCGGCCTATTCGACGGCCAAGGCGGCGGTGGTCGGCCTCACCCACCAGATGGCCGCCGACTATGGTCCGAAGGGCATCCGCGTCAACGCCGTGGCGCCGGGCCTGATCGAGACGGGCATGACGCGCGAGCGCCTGCACGGCGATCTGCGCTATCGCAAGCTGATGCTGGAGACCACGCCGTTCCCGCGCTGGGGCCAGCCCGAGGACATCGCCAGCGCCATCGCCTTCCTGCTGTCCGACGAGGCCTCGTTCATCAACGGCCACGTGCTGGCCGTCGATGGCGGCTGGAGCGTGACGAACTACGTCAGGAGCGCGTTCGACTAA
- a CDS encoding aldolase — MAELRNSARERMNKGEPALGCGIRQARTVDIAPAMKTAGFDWLFIDCEHNSMTLDMAVQISVAANGYGIAPIVRVPEFQLDMATRVLDGGAMGIVMPHVDTPEQARAIADRLRYPPVGHRSVAGAAPQMAFEALSQAETTKMVNDAILVTVMLETPQAIANAEAIAAVPGIDVLMIGTSDLTMEKGIPGQIDHADVVKAYETVIAACRKHGKQPGMGGVYNPPIMERYIRMGVRMLLAGNDFAFLMEAARARTGFLRGIKLQ, encoded by the coding sequence ATGGCCGAGCTGCGCAACTCCGCGCGCGAGCGCATGAACAAGGGCGAGCCGGCGCTGGGCTGCGGCATCCGCCAGGCGCGCACCGTCGACATCGCGCCGGCGATGAAGACCGCCGGCTTCGACTGGCTGTTCATCGACTGCGAGCACAACTCGATGACGCTCGACATGGCGGTGCAGATCTCGGTCGCCGCCAACGGCTACGGCATTGCGCCGATCGTTCGCGTGCCGGAGTTCCAGCTCGACATGGCCACGCGCGTGCTCGACGGCGGCGCCATGGGCATCGTCATGCCGCATGTCGACACGCCCGAGCAGGCAAGGGCGATCGCCGATCGCCTGCGCTATCCGCCGGTCGGCCACCGCTCTGTCGCCGGCGCCGCGCCGCAGATGGCTTTCGAGGCCCTGTCGCAGGCCGAAACCACGAAGATGGTCAATGACGCGATCCTGGTCACCGTCATGCTCGAGACACCGCAGGCGATCGCCAACGCCGAGGCCATCGCCGCCGTGCCCGGCATCGACGTGCTGATGATCGGCACCAGCGACCTGACCATGGAGAAGGGCATCCCCGGCCAGATCGACCACGCCGACGTCGTGAAGGCCTACGAGACGGTGATCGCCGCCTGCCGCAAGCACGGCAAGCAGCCCGGCATGGGCGGCGTCTACAATCCGCCGATCATGGAGCGCTACATCAGGATGGGCGTGCGCATGCTGCTGGCGGGCAACGACTTTGCCTTCCTGATGGAAGCGGCGCGCGCGCGCACCGGCTTCCTGCGCGGCATCAAGCTGCAGTGA
- a CDS encoding DUF459 domain-containing protein: MRSLIFILSLLLIALPAHAQQAASPPPLVIPLVEPSPPPTTADFATPPPGSAWPPHASAAAGPPPAKVTVAVMGDSLGDGMWGGLYRLMVRDKRYVFLRGAKNSVGFTGSDLTDMVDAALANGPVDAVVMMIGANDRRSFFVGTQSRALFRSKVWQELYAGRIAGFMDKLQRHKLPTIWILLPVMRADDASADARLINDIVANAARTRPYVKLLPTWPITADEHGAYQAHFKDLKGVTRLMRANDGVHFTDPAYELIGSSVLKLLRENVPPFKILPAKS, from the coding sequence GTGCGTAGCCTGATCTTCATCCTCTCGCTCCTGCTGATCGCCCTGCCCGCCCACGCGCAGCAGGCGGCGTCGCCGCCGCCGCTGGTCATCCCGCTTGTCGAGCCGTCGCCGCCGCCGACCACGGCCGACTTCGCGACACCGCCGCCGGGCAGTGCCTGGCCGCCCCACGCGAGCGCCGCCGCCGGCCCGCCGCCGGCCAAGGTGACCGTGGCCGTGATGGGCGACTCGCTGGGCGACGGCATGTGGGGCGGCCTCTACCGCCTGATGGTGCGCGACAAGCGCTACGTCTTCCTTCGCGGCGCCAAGAACTCGGTCGGCTTTACCGGCAGCGACCTCACCGACATGGTCGACGCGGCGCTGGCCAACGGCCCGGTCGACGCCGTGGTCATGATGATCGGCGCCAACGACCGCCGCTCCTTCTTCGTCGGCACCCAGTCGAGGGCCCTGTTCCGCAGCAAGGTGTGGCAGGAGCTCTATGCCGGACGCATCGCCGGCTTCATGGACAAGCTGCAGCGGCACAAGCTGCCGACGATCTGGATCCTGCTGCCGGTGATGCGCGCCGACGACGCCAGCGCCGATGCGCGGCTGATCAACGACATCGTCGCCAACGCCGCCCGGACCCGACCCTACGTCAAGCTGCTGCCGACCTGGCCGATCACCGCCGACGAGCACGGCGCCTACCAGGCGCATTTCAAGGACCTCAAGGGCGTCACTCGCCTGATGCGCGCCAATGACGGCGTGCACTTCACCGATCCGGCCTACGAGTTGATCGGCAGCTCGGTGCTCAAGCTCTTGCGCGAGAACGTGCCGCCGTTCAAGATTCTGCCGGCCAAAAGCTAG